One Bacillota bacterium DNA segment encodes these proteins:
- a CDS encoding RNA polymerase sigma factor yields MPALTRDQESSLVADAKADPDAFGDLYEYYLPKIYRFVYYRTGNKHEAEDVVAQTFLQAIESLPGYEDRGFSLGCWLYKIAGNLIQTRLKSRNREIPHSENVPEADWDVSLELLPEQLSLQQVLQTLPDAQQQVLVLRYIQDLSIKEVAQIVGRSEGAVKQLAFRGLQNMRERMNCLEKQ; encoded by the coding sequence GTGCCGGCTCTTACACGGGACCAAGAAAGCTCTTTAGTGGCGGACGCCAAAGCTGATCCGGATGCTTTCGGCGACCTTTATGAGTACTACTTACCCAAAATTTACCGCTTTGTTTATTACCGAACGGGGAACAAGCACGAGGCCGAAGATGTAGTGGCCCAGACGTTTCTGCAGGCAATTGAGAGTTTACCCGGGTACGAGGACCGCGGTTTTTCTTTGGGCTGCTGGCTGTACAAAATAGCGGGCAATCTTATCCAAACACGGCTAAAATCGAGAAACCGAGAAATACCACACTCGGAAAATGTGCCTGAGGCTGACTGGGATGTGAGTCTTGAACTCTTGCCTGAGCAGCTTTCTTTGCAGCAAGTACTACAGACTCTGCCTGATGCCCAGCAGCAGGTATTGGTTCTTCGCTATATTCAAGACTTGAGCATAAAAGAAGTGGCCCAGATCGTGGGCCGATCAGAAGGCGCAGTCAAGCAGCTGGCGTTTCGAGGACTGCAGAACATGCGCGAAAGGATGAACTGCCTTGAAAAACAATAA